The Terriglobia bacterium genome contains the following window.
GACCGGTTTCGGTGCCGTCATTCCGTTCCTTGGATTTCGGTGCAAATTCCGGTCAGATCGCTGTCTCCGTTAAGAAGGTAGCCGGTGCAAAGTCGTATTTCATCCGTTATGCGGTAATGAACGGGACGACACCCGGGCCGTGGACCACAGTCCCGGCAGCCTCGATACAGAAGGCGATCACGATCTCCGGCCTGACGCCCCTGACAATGTACGGGTTTCAGGTGCAGGCTCTCGGCGTGCTCGGTTATTCCGACTGGAGCCCGACCGAAACGATCGCGCCCCGTTAATTAGATAGTCACTCCAGGGAACTTGACCAATGCGAATTGGTCAGGTTCCCTTTTTTTTGCCAAAAAACCGAAGACGCAATCACTCAATATTCAAGAATCGGACAGGAATCGGCTCTTGAATCCGCGTGTCGTGTGCTTCGGGGCCGGTTATCGAATGAGCGCTCACAAGTCGGTTCCACTCGCGGTAGACTTCCTCGGTTTCGAGAACCAGGAAAAAGAACGATTCGAACCGGGTGATGTAGCGCCGGACCCGCGCCGGCGCGTAACCAAGTCCATTCCGCTTTCTGGGTCTCGTGCAGACCACCCAGAATTCAGCCGTGATTTGGGGAAGAACGTATAGTGCGTGCCGATCGGCCAGAAGCTTTCTGACGACATCGCGCGCCGTCCGGCAATCAGGGTCTTTGCGATCTACGGCGCGAACAAGCAGATTCGTATCGATTAGATAATTCAATCAGCGCCGGTTACGGCGATCGTCGTAAAGGCTTCGGCGCCGCAGCGCCTCGGCTGGCACTGCTTTGGAAGCCGAGCCTGGATCACGGTCCACTTCTGCAAAGAATGCATCAAGCGCCTCTACGCGCTCTTCAACCGGAAGAGTCGGATCACGGCGGCCCGTGGTACCGAGAAGGCGATTCAATGCAAATTCCACGACCGCTTCGGCACTTGGAAATTCTCCGGTTTGAACTTTCTGGTCAATCAGTTTTTGATGTTCCGGACTCAGGGATATCGTCATAAGCAACCTAAACACATTTTAGGCGGTTCTGCGGATTGTGTCATCCATCGTTGGGAATCCCCCAGAACTTAAACAGACACAATAAGTTCCAGAAAAACCAGCCAGTCTTTGACCGCCCAACGTGGGAAGGAAGCTGCGCGGCAACTTTGAAGGAGAGATTGTTTCGGATCTGTCCAGTTTCGTTTGCCGCCGCATGGGAGGAACGCGCATCAAACATCGTGTGAAAGAGAACTGGATCAAAATGGTCGACAAATCCGCTCTCGTCCTCCGGGTCGAAACCGTCATCAACAGCCCGGCGGAATTCAAAGTCCGCAAACGGGTCACACGCCACGGCAAGAGCCAGGCCGAGTGGGTGACCATGCGCAAAGGCGTCGCCTATCTGTTCCACTATCTACTCCTTCAGCGCGATTCTTTTCAAGCTCCTGGCAGGCAAACTATACACGGCTCGCATGACCCTGCGAGAATTCAGGTGTGCGCCCCCGCCAGGCCCATGAGAGGTATAATCCATGCATGAACTGGCAAGAACGAATTTCCGTAAACCCTGAGGTGCGGAGCGGCAAGCCTTGTGTTAAGAACACACGGATTACGGTTTATGACGTACTGGAGTACCTCGCAGGCGGAATGAGTGAAGAGCAGATACTGGCGGATTTTTCGGACCTGACA
Protein-coding sequences here:
- a CDS encoding PIN domain-containing protein; protein product: MNYLIDTNLLVRAVDRKDPDCRTARDVVRKLLADRHALYVLPQITAEFWVVCTRPRKRNGLGYAPARVRRYITRFESFFFLVLETEEVYREWNRLVSAHSITGPEAHDTRIQEPIPVRFLNIE
- a CDS encoding DUF433 domain-containing protein, whose translation is MNWQERISVNPEVRSGKPCVKNTRITVYDVLEYLAGGMSEEQILADFSDLTREDIRACLAFAAARERRLTNSVA